In Leptospira sp. WS58.C1, a single genomic region encodes these proteins:
- a CDS encoding DUF2062 domain-containing protein, whose product MNFLRTIWRIIHKQIILPFQESYAPIHEVCLGTTIGLLWSMTPLVGVQMYLGLGTWLVLRLFRIRFYLPIAIAMIWITNPVTVPFFYSLFYWTGKQVLLLLGIPFQQISFDTLLAISKESESMDLISGLYHWTIFLFDKMGLPMFIGGFAFGIPLALLGYPITYNLLSSYRARRAEEEGISLHEWELKHVRKDVGLFAAKSP is encoded by the coding sequence ATGAATTTTCTGAGAACGATCTGGCGGATCATCCATAAACAAATCATCTTACCTTTTCAAGAATCATACGCTCCGATCCACGAAGTTTGTTTAGGGACCACAATCGGTTTGCTATGGTCTATGACTCCTTTAGTAGGAGTGCAAATGTATTTGGGATTGGGGACTTGGTTGGTACTTCGATTATTCCGTATCCGTTTTTATCTTCCGATCGCAATCGCAATGATCTGGATCACAAATCCGGTCACAGTTCCGTTTTTCTACTCCCTATTCTATTGGACAGGAAAGCAGGTTTTACTTTTACTTGGGATCCCTTTCCAGCAAATCAGCTTTGACACGTTATTAGCCATCTCTAAAGAATCGGAATCAATGGATCTGATCAGCGGATTGTATCATTGGACAATTTTCTTATTCGATAAGATGGGCCTTCCTATGTTTATTGGAGGTTTTGCATTCGGGATCCCTCTGGCTTTACTAGGTTATCCGATCACATATAACTTATTGAGTTCGTACAGGGCTAGAAGAGCGGAAGAAGAAGGTATCAGTTTGCATGAATGGGAACTAAAACATGTCAGAAAAGACGTGGGATTGTTCGCTGCAAAATCGCCTTAA
- a CDS encoding DUF2167 domain-containing protein codes for MIPRFLAAFFFTAILWSLPVSAQKFETDADLLKWIKSLKYETNLVPLTNKDGKVIANIQVPKGYKYLNPKDSKIVLEDVWGNPPTTEPGLGILFISSETPLDLGSYAITIDYVDEGHVDDEDSKDINYDDLLADLKDSTKEESELRKKDGYSGLELVGWASNPYYDSAAKKLHWAKEYKFDGTETNTLNYNIRVLGRSGYLLLNVLGDISVLKRVENDVGRILESVEFSEGNRYADYDSKIDSLAAYGIGGLIAGGLLKKAGLFAVIGGFLLKGAKLLIPAAIGLFYAIRRFVFGKGKPEDTASGPGDKET; via the coding sequence ATGATTCCTCGATTCTTGGCCGCCTTCTTTTTTACGGCCATCCTATGGAGTCTTCCTGTTTCCGCTCAAAAATTTGAAACAGATGCAGACTTATTAAAATGGATCAAATCCTTAAAGTATGAAACTAACCTAGTACCCCTTACAAATAAGGACGGAAAGGTGATCGCAAATATCCAAGTTCCGAAAGGTTACAAATATCTGAACCCAAAAGACAGTAAGATCGTGTTGGAAGATGTTTGGGGAAATCCTCCCACTACCGAACCAGGACTAGGGATTTTATTCATCTCTAGCGAAACACCTTTAGACTTGGGTTCCTACGCGATTACAATAGATTATGTGGACGAAGGGCATGTGGATGACGAGGATTCCAAAGATATCAATTACGACGACTTATTAGCCGATCTAAAAGACTCTACTAAGGAAGAAAGCGAACTGAGAAAAAAAGACGGATATTCCGGATTGGAATTAGTAGGCTGGGCCTCTAATCCTTATTATGATTCTGCCGCTAAAAAATTACATTGGGCAAAAGAATATAAATTCGACGGAACCGAAACAAACACTCTCAATTATAATATTCGGGTTTTAGGAAGAAGCGGTTATCTTCTGCTTAACGTACTCGGGGATATTTCCGTTTTAAAAAGAGTGGAGAACGATGTTGGGAGGATCCTCGAAAGTGTGGAATTTTCCGAAGGAAACCGTTATGCAGATTATGATTCTAAAATAGATAGTTTAGCTGCTTACGGGATCGGAGGTTTGATTGCGGGGGGGCTTTTGAAAAAAGCGGGATTATTTGCAGTGATCGGAGGATTTTTGCTTAAAGGAGCAAAACTACTGATCCCTGCCGCCATCGGTCTCTTTTACGCTATTAGAAGATTCGTTTTCGGAAAAGGAAAACCGGAAGACACTGCTTCCGGACCGGGCGACAAAGAAACCTAA
- a CDS encoding 2-dehydropantoate 2-reductase, translating into MSFSPKFAILGSGSIGTYIGAYLLKAGYPVVFVGRERLKQEIQLFGLGISDYRGNSFTLAPSQIRYVTDIKEAKDSNVFLITVKSKDTIEVGKSIRSLFSPEELSKIVIVSFQNGVRNSKELASVLPELNDRNLAGMVPFNVVAKGKGQFHQGTSGELVVKSNEFGNKIHSYLRKAGLPSIVHKNMEGVLWGKLLFNLNNSLNALAGIPLREELSQRTYRKILASMITEGLEILKLSGIQPASVGKMIPWLAPIILKLPDFLFFRVASSMVKIDPEARSSMWEDLHHGRTTEISFLNGEIIRLADEIGHKAPINRKIASLIAEAESGSGKSQYDAETLSSLLGVN; encoded by the coding sequence ATGAGTTTTTCCCCGAAATTTGCGATCTTGGGTTCCGGAAGTATAGGAACGTATATCGGCGCGTACTTGTTAAAAGCAGGGTATCCCGTAGTATTTGTAGGTAGAGAAAGATTAAAACAAGAGATCCAATTATTCGGTTTAGGGATCAGTGATTATCGAGGAAATTCCTTCACACTTGCCCCAAGCCAGATCCGTTATGTAACCGATATAAAGGAGGCCAAAGATTCGAACGTATTTTTGATCACTGTCAAAAGTAAAGATACGATAGAAGTCGGAAAATCCATCCGTTCTCTTTTTTCACCGGAAGAACTTTCCAAAATTGTGATCGTAAGTTTTCAGAATGGGGTTCGAAATTCCAAGGAACTAGCTTCCGTTTTGCCGGAGCTAAACGATAGAAATTTAGCGGGTATGGTCCCGTTTAATGTTGTGGCAAAAGGTAAAGGGCAATTCCACCAAGGAACAAGCGGAGAACTCGTAGTTAAATCGAACGAATTCGGAAATAAGATCCATTCTTATCTGAGAAAAGCCGGTTTACCCTCTATCGTACATAAAAATATGGAGGGAGTGCTTTGGGGAAAGCTACTTTTTAATTTGAATAATAGTCTCAACGCACTTGCAGGCATTCCTCTTAGAGAAGAATTATCCCAAAGAACTTACAGAAAAATTTTAGCTTCTATGATCACTGAAGGTTTAGAAATACTCAAACTTTCCGGGATCCAACCTGCAAGTGTAGGAAAAATGATCCCTTGGCTTGCACCAATCATTCTGAAATTACCCGATTTTCTATTTTTCAGAGTAGCCTCTAGTATGGTGAAAATTGATCCGGAAGCAAGATCCTCCATGTGGGAGGACCTTCATCATGGAAGAACAACTGAAATTTCCTTTTTGAACGGAGAGATCATACGTTTAGCGGATGAGATCGGGCATAAGGCACCGATCAATCGTAAAATAGCGTCTTTGATTGCAGAAGCGGAAAGCGGTTCCGGTAAATCTCAATACGATGCGGAAACGCTTTCCAGCCTTTTAGGAGTGAATTAG